Within Fusarium fujikuroi IMI 58289 draft genome, chromosome FFUJ_chr08, the genomic segment TATTGATCTGGGGGAGAAGAAGTATACTTATTCGGCCGATACGGTGAGTAGCCTCTCTTATTAAGCGCTGCTTTATATGGGTTTCCTTCTTCGAGTTTAATGGCTGAGCTAACTTCAAACCACAGCTAACACTTTCTGTCAACCCACCTACAAACGCTACCGCGTTTGCTTACGAGTTTTCGATTTAGGACAAGGTTACGGACTGATAACaataataagatagtaaGTTCGTTACTTGTAGGATAGGACCTTCCTAAGGTTTGAAATTTGACAGAAGGAATGATAGTAGGAGACTCGGACTGGCAGACTCTAAACCAAGCAAATCATCCAGCAATCGAATCTCGTCGAACCTTTTTCCTCGTTGATCTCGAGCCCAGTGAACTTCGTTTCTTCGAACCTGAACTTCCAAGCAAAGACCAAACTTGGAGGTCAGAAGGCAGATAAGTCCCACTGTATGCTTCTCGTCTGAGAAACTGCATTATAGATGAGAATGGAAGCGCGTCCATGCCGCAGTAAACAGTGATTGCTCTCCCGAAAGCGACTTCGTGCATCAGATCTTCCCGTTCAAACCAAGATCGCCTTAAAAACCTGACGATAGACGACTTTTCCTCACTAGAAGGGATGTATGAACATCCAGGATTTGTGGTGGAAGCACTTTCATCGGACATGATTTCATCTGGGTCTTTGCCATCAGCTCGAAGAATTGATAGAATGGCATCTGGTGCACGTTTCGTTTCCTCGTTCTGAACTCCAACCCATGCGATGACAGAGTTAGCACGGCAGTAAATCTGCGCAATCGAAGAAGCATGATTTAACTGCTCCTCCGAATTGCTCTGATCGATGCAAATTGCATCAATCCACATCGGTCTCCCGACTCTGATAATTTCAGGAAGAGGAACGAGCTCTCTCTCCGCTGGCGTCTTTTGCATCTTGTACGCAATATCCTCGACGTTTTCCCAGTCCTTTGGCTTTGTGTATGTGATGTAGTCCATTGGCGTTTTACCATATGAGTCAATTACTTTCATACTAGCGCCGTAGTCGAGAAgcaagttgatgatgtcgaaATGACCAAGTTGTGCTGCGTGATGAATCGCCGTCTTGCCAAAACAATCCTGCGCATGGATATGTGCACCTTGTTCCAACAACTGTTGAACCTTGGGTCCAAGGTTGTTTTCCACCGCTGTCATCAACTCTGTCTCCAAGAAGAGTTCATTCCGTCGCTCCACGGGATCATTGACCTTTTGAGCcatcttgagagcttcatAAGTGTTTTTCGGGAGAAACATCAGCTTTCCGTTAATGGTGACGGGATAAAGATGCATAGGCCCGTATTCATCAATATCGCCTGGATCAGCACTGTCCGGATTGCCCCAtgttgaagagatgagatcAAAGTCTGGGGCCTCGTTTATGTCGACTGTTTCTAGGGTGATTTCCAGCAGAGGTTCACCTAGAATTGAAGGAGGTGAAAGCTGGCGTGGTCTTTTGATGAATGACAGCAGACgaattgaggctgttgatggaAGATTTGTGTATGAGGCGTTGGTGAAATCCATTGGAGGCGCATTGATAGAAGCCATGATAGCAAATTGAAACTGCGCTGTTCAAGTGCGATCTGTTACTTTTGGTGACAATTATCGTATCTTTGCCCTCATCTTTATAATCTCAGCACTATGAATCCTTCCGCCAAGACATGCATCGTGTGCCTATTTTAGTGCAGGCGGAGGGCGTTCTGCCTAGCTCAGCCCCTGTAAGTGGATAGCATTCGCTGTCAGATCCCTCGGACTTGACTCGGCTGCCTCCCCAACCACCTGGATATCTTCACAGCCAAGTAGACAAGCAGTGTGAAATAGCCTCTCACTCTATAATGTCTAACTTGTCATCAGATTGATTCCAACATCCCAATACAGATTGTTTAAACCAGCTGCATCATTTTCTGCCTGAACCCCGCCGGACTCACCAGCCAGTAAGCATCGCAGCGTGATATCCCTGTAAGTCTCGCCGGCAAAAAAGGCCAGGTCTGATTTACACTTCTTGATAACGGCTTCCTTAAACTGCTCGGGTGATATGGAGTCTGCTTTTGAGCCTTTTGCTCCAGACTCAGCGACCTTTGCGATGGGTCGCCAATAGCCAATCTCAGCTAGTAATAGTCCAACAGCGTAAATGTCATGGACGCGCTGAAAGCGCTGTTCGTTGCCAGTCTGTTTGGCTCCAGATTTGAGACGCTTACGTATGTCGGGGTGAAGGTAAACAATTTCGGTGTCTTCAACTGACGCTGAGATAGATAGCTCAGTGGGTGAATCTGGTCGAGAGATTGCGAAGCCTCCAATGATAGGTTGACTGAGATCAAGTGCCCTTGACTTTGTGTCCGTCTCATCTATCAGGAATGCGATATGCAGAGAATTGAACCGCTCGTGATGCCATCGAGTCAAGAGAAAGGTGTAGAACCCCATCACAAGTTTTGACGCAAGCTGGAGGCGCTGGTTGAGACTGGGAAGCGCATGCTGCACTCGCGAAGCTGATTTGCTacccgccgccgccgccgacTTCTGACCTCCCGATAACATATCGTAAAGTGTATAGACTTTTGTAGAGGATCTAAGACTGCGAGGCAAAGTTGAAACAATACCAAAAGATCTTGCGCCCCCGAACTCAACGAATCCAAGAGCTGGCAGAGACTGTATTGCTGGGAATGTTCCGATCTCCTGTAACGTGTACAAGATCCGTGCCACCCGAGAGTGAGCCAGCTTATAAGCATCAAAATCTCTTGGTATGGGGATCCATTCAATCATGACTCGAGAAATCTGGCCGTTTTCCGATGTGTACTGAGAGATAGTGTATTGGCATCCCTTGAAGATATCCGCTGCGACAAGACCCTCGAATGCAGCTTCTTTGAGCTCCATTTGCTGGAGGATAGCATCCATGTCAGCACTCAAGACCACGCCATCTTTGAAGCGCTGTCGTATCGACATTAGCTTAGCGCTTTGGCTCAATGTTCCGTTGCGATCATTGGACAAGTTGACGatgtctttggtgttttctGGCGAGTCCAAAGCGTAGCCGGCAATCCCAAGCTCGAGGATACTGTCCCGAATATTCTGGGGTATTATACTGTAGAGAGTGTTGTTCCAGTAAATAATGGACTCTAGTGAATCATCGAGTGCTGTTTTGTCAGAGTCTTCTTTCCATGGGCTTGTGCTGTGTTTGATCCGAGTTGTCCATGGTGTATGCTTCAAAAGATCACTAGCGAACCGCTTGAGTCGTTGTTTCGATTTCGCAgtagcttcttcaagatctgcGCCTTGGTCTGTCACGACTGGTTCTGCTTGCATAACCACCAAGACGCCGTTTCGTTGGAGAATcccctcaatcttctcaagtaGCCTCAAGACGCTTGTCGCAGCGTCGATTATCGGTTTGCCGAACTGCTTATCCAGTGTGACCTGCAAAGGCGAAGATTGAAGCGGCACATTGAGGACAGAATGCGACGATTTTTTCGTGATTGTAAGATGTTCCAAAGCAGTCCACCACGTCTGAAAGCGAAAgaactccatctccaacttgCACATCCAGTCCGCAACATCATCCCCAAAATCATCGGCTCTTCGAATAACGCGCCATACTTCAAACCCCTTTTCAAAAACAGAGATCAGGCCTCCAAGGCCGATAATAAAAGCTGGAATCTCAAGTCCAGACATTTCAACGTGTAGAAATGGGTTGAAAGGAAGAGGTTGCGAGAGAAGCAGGTTTGAAGACTTGACCGGTGATCTAGACCCTGATAAGCCAATGCAGATAATCAATAGCGCCAGAACCCCTCTTTTTACGGCCCAAGCTGAAATTTATGCAGCAGTTTCGTAAGCTGTGTGAGCAGAGACAGAAATCTATTGGTCTAGACCGAGACATGGCTGAGATATGTTACAATCTGGTTTCAGCCTAGCGAGGAAATCAGCCTCACAGTCCGAGGCATGCGTGAAATAAGAAGCCACCTCGCGACGGATCTTCAAGTGGGCTCCCTGAAGTTCATCTGTCGTCAAAATGGGCGATTTTCAATCGGTTTCGACGTATTCCGCACCTTTTTCGGCGACGGAACTCATCAGCCGCCCCGACAAGACATACGCAGTAAAAGGCCAAGCTGAATTCCTGGCTGTCGCCGTCGCCCTCGATGTCCCTGTCCTCAGCGCCCAGAACAATGTCATCGCCAGCATGAATATTCTCTCAGCCGGTGCAGGCGCTTCATTCGCGGTGTTTGCATCAGCTGAAGAACTCAGCCTCGATGCAGATGAGGACTTTATCAATGCGACGCCAGGAGTACGCGACTGGATCCAGAAAGCGAAAGATAGTCAAAAGTTCAGACGATACGTGACAAAAAAGATTGTTACCGCTCAAGGAGTCGCCAGTGACTCGCCtcagcttgctgctgctatTAACGAGATACGGGTCCTATCAAATGAGACGATTCGGCAATGTGATTTCATTGTTTCGATGCTGGCCATTTCGTGGAGCGAGTCACCTAGCGTTGGCCGGTTCTGGCCGCAAGTCTTGcttgaggctgctgatgaGGGCACTCTAGCAGAGTATCTCGCTTCCAACAAAGCCGACTTCAAGCCCCAGTTGGCAATATCCATGAACATTGGTCGCGCGCTTCAGTTTCTCCACGCTCACGGCATCGTCCATGCTGATCTGAAGCCAACTAATGTGCTCGTTTTCACTTCTGGCTTTGACGAACACCAACATGACCTCCTCGACAAAACTGGTCTTCCGCCTATCCGGGCTAAGCTATGCGACTTTGGATATGCGGTGATCCTCGATGATTATAAGTCTGAGAATATGTTTCAAGCGAGAGTCGGTAGTCTTCCATGGATGGCACCCGAGCTCGACGCAGAAGAGCCGATCAGATTAGAGGATCTTCACAAGACGGACATATACTCCCTTGGATTACTGACTGCTAGCATCTTTATGAACGGTTGCACGCCCTTTGAGTCACTGAGTCCAGGAGATGTTTTGGAGATTAAGAAGAAAACCCCAGACCAGTCAGGCTCAGCAGTCGAAGTGCTTATagagaacatcaagaagaaaacaCCTCTTACGGAACTACAAGAAGAGTTCGTGTACGCTTTTCTCGAGGGAACTTGCGCACCTTCACCCTCAGAGAGGGTGTCATTATCCGCGATACAAAGCTACTTGTTCCTGGGGCTCATGCAGCAATTGCACACTGGAAAGGCAACTATTCCTTTAGAGTGGTTCAAAGATCTGCGACCTGCTGCGGACGGGTACAAGTAGGTGGCTTTTCCtctcgttgatgagatgctgaCATTGCAGGGGCGCACTGGCTGCGCTGGAGAAGAAACATTCAGGATTGGTAAGAAGGCTTAACTCTTGATCCTATGAATGGCTAAATGACGACTGATGACTGACTCACAGACAAACGAAATCGACCAGGACGAAATGTTGATACAACTTCGACAAATGCTTGATGAAGTAGTAtccatcaagatcaacaaccCAGAGTTCGAGAAAATGCTCGCAACATGCTTTGACGACCACAGCCTCAAGCCGGCTAGTCTCAAGAAGTTTAAGAAGAACTGGAAGCCTGACGAAGATACTCAGGATAGTGAAGGCTTCATCTCTCGAATGGAAGAGATCTTCGATGGAGCCATAGCCAAAGTCCCTGATGTAAGTATGACGCTCCATGATTGACATGACTAACCTGTCAGTTCGCATTCGAGCACACATTGAACGTATCTCTCATCCCGAGAGTggcccaagaagaagtctttCGAGATATGAGGGAGAGCGTTGAGTCGGGGGGTGTACAAGACTCTGCCGCACCACTTCACCTGGCTGGGGCATACCTCAATGGACAGCTTGTCGAGCCATCGATAGAGAAGGGTCTGGAACATATTACAacagcagccatcatggagAACCCGGAAGCCCTGTCCGTCATCCTTAGTATCTTTGATGCATGCGACACCGCTCCACCACCAGACAGTGCAGGTGAATTGCTAAGCAAGGTTGAGTCATATGGGACCAAGACATTCGGCCTTGCCCAGGGGACACTATTCGACCATCTAGTCCCTAAGCACCTCTCAACGAATCAAATCCTCGGGAAGATCTGGACTAGCAAATGGCCAGAGAAGTTTGAAGCATATCTCGCAACTGGGCGCAGATTTCCGAATATGTTTCTCCTTCACTGCAACAGTCCTTTgttcttgaaggagaagccaaATATGGACACTCCAGTATTCGACTTTGATCAACTGGCATGCCTCAGAGATGCAGGAAAGGAAAATATAGATCTCGCAAAGACAGACGAGTtcaaagaagaagttgctCGACTTGACTGTCTCAGCTACTGCAACAAAGATGGTTTTACGCTGCTTCAGATTGCAGCTTGTAAGAACGATCTTGTCATGGTGCGTGCTCTGACTGAACTTGGTGCTGACGTCAACGCATACGGCAACACTCACGGCTGGGCACCACTACTTCTAAGCTGCCACTGCGGCCACTTCGACATGGCAAAACTCCTCATAGATAACGGTGCTGATCCAACCATACGTGAGCCCCTGCACGGTGCTACGATTCTTCACTCCCTCACACAGTTCTCGAAACGTGAGCACTGCGAGGAGATATTCGACATTGCCTTATCAGCCGGTCTTGATATAAATGTCACTATGAAGAATGGGGCAACTCCACTGCACACTACATTTGCAGCGTGGGATTATTCTCAAGGAGTGGCGACTGAGCTTCTGCTGGAGTATGGTGCAGATCCTACGAGACAAGTCCAAGAATGGGATGGTTTCTTAAATTTCAACACCGCGATTGCGCATGCAGCGCAACAGCTTGACGTTGATCTTCTACGGAAGATGCTAGCCGCTTCTAAGGCTTTGGTGGCTATTTCAGGCCTATCAGCGCAACATCAACTCAGCGATGCCAAGGCTCAGGCACTTAGCGTTCTTTTCCGAAGAACACGCTTCTACTGTATGTGCGTCGGAGGCAAAGGGTACAAAGACAAGTTGGAGACTGTCATCTCTCTTCTGGCTGATGAGGACGCCCGCTCGGTGATGATTGAGCGACGACGTGTAGATAAGAAGCAACCGACAGATCCATTCTTGACAATGTGCACTTTCAGAGGGTCAGGCTTCTTCGTCGATGCGTTTCTGAAAGTCTTTCCAGATACTGTTATTGACGATCCTTCGTGGAATTTGCCGAGACTGTTTCTACATGTCGCCATTGAGAGGAGAGATATTGAGGCTGTACGTGCTTTTGTCAGACAAGGGGCGGATATCCTCACCAAGGAGAGGGGAGGGCGGAATGCACTTCACTTTGCAGCGCACTACTTCCCCAAGATCCTGCCAGAGCTTATCAAGACACTTGAAGAGTTTCCCTCGGATAGGCGACAGGGGAAGAGTATGACAGAGATATTGGAGGGGCAGTGCAACTCTGGACTCACGGTCTTTGCTcagcttcttgttgaaggGTACGATGATGAGCGCAAGCTGGCAGAGAGTCTACGGGTTAAGTACTCTCTGAAGCATGACTACAAGATGAATCGAGATAGTAGCTGGGTGACATTCGGGGGTTACCTGGTTTCACTCGCTGTTGCGGATGGTTTGGTACCGATCGAGCATATCCATTACCTCCTCAATCTTGATCCACTTCCTGAGTATGTGACTACACCAACGGGGAAGACTTTACTACGGACAGCTATCGAAGGCTTTTCAGGATGTAAGTGTCCACATACCTATGAAGACACCGCTAACCTTCCAAGCTCGTGACTCGTATGACCTTGCATGTCATCAGATCACAAAAATGCTTCTAGCGAAGTACCCATCTTTTGATGACATCTTCCGCATCGCTGATGAAAGAGGTCGAACCTCTTTACATATTGCAGCATACTGGTCCAACAAGACAGCTTTGCAAATGATCAAAGACCATGCACGACGACACTTTTCCAATAAGAACATTCCGTGGAATACGGAAGCTAGCGGCAACACGGTCTTGGACCACGCATTACAAggtatcaaggagaagtcATTCACAGCGCTTGACACTGAAATCAACAAAGTTGCCACGCGTTCTACCAGGAAAGCAGCGCTGGCGTGCTATGTATTTTTGCGCGAGAATGGAGCGTTGCATAATTGGGAGTTGGAGGGGTCTTTGGTAGCGTGAGTTCAACGAAATGATGCGGGAAGCAC encodes:
- a CDS encoding related to death-associated protein kinase 1, coding for MGDFQSVSTYSAPFSATELISRPDKTYAVKGQAEFLAVAVALDVPVLSAQNNVIASMNILSAGAGASFAVFASAEELSLDADEDFINATPGVRDWIQKAKDSQKFRRYVTKKIVTAQGVASDSPQLAAAINEIRVLSNETIRQCDFIVSMLAISWSESPSVGRFWPQVLLEAADEGTLAEYLASNKADFKPQLAISMNIGRALQFLHAHGIVHADLKPTNVLVFTSGFDEHQHDLLDKTGLPPIRAKLCDFGYAVILDDYKSENMFQARVGSLPWMAPELDAEEPIRLEDLHKTDIYSLGLLTASIFMNGCTPFESLSPGDVLEIKKKTPDQSGSAVEVLIENIKKKTPLTELQEEFVYAFLEGTCAPSPSERVSLSAIQSYLFLGLMQQLHTGKATIPLEWFKDLRPAADGYKGALAALEKKHSGLTNEIDQDEMLIQLRQMLDEVVSIKINNPEFEKMLATCFDDHSLKPASLKKFKKNWKPDEDTQDSEGFISRMEEIFDGAIAKVPDFAFEHTLNVSLIPRVAQEEVFRDMRESVESGGVQDSAAPLHLAGAYLNGQLVEPSIEKGLEHITTAAIMENPEALSVILSIFDACDTAPPPDSAGELLSKVESYGTKTFGLAQGTLFDHLVPKHLSTNQILGKIWTSKWPEKFEAYLATGRRFPNMFLLHCNSPLFLKEKPNMDTPVFDFDQLACLRDAGKENIDLAKTDEFKEEVARLDCLSYCNKDGFTLLQIAACKNDLVMVRALTELGADVNAYGNTHGWAPLLLSCHCGHFDMAKLLIDNGADPTIREPLHGATILHSLTQFSKREHCEEIFDIALSAGLDINVTMKNGATPLHTTFAAWDYSQGVATELLLEYGADPTRQVQEWDGFLNFNTAIAHAAQQLDVDLLRKMLAASKALVAISGLSAQHQLSDAKAQALSVLFRRTRFYCMCVGGKGYKDKLETVISLLADEDARSVMIERRRVDKKQPTDPFLTMCTFRGSGFFVDAFLKVFPDTVIDDPSWNLPRLFLHVAIERRDIEAVRAFVRQGADILTKERGGRNALHFAAHYFPKILPELIKTLEEFPSDRRQGKSMTEILEGQCNSGLTVFAQLLVEGYDDERKLAESLRVKYSLKHDYKMNRDSSWVTFGGYLVSLAVADGLVPIEHIHYLLNLDPLPEYVTTPTGKTLLRTAIEGFSGSRDSYDLACHQITKMLLAKYPSFDDIFRIADERGRTSLHIAAYWSNKTALQMIKDHARRHFSNKNIPWNTEASGNTVLDHALQGIKEKSFTALDTEINKVATRSTRKAALACYVFLRENGALHNWELEGSLVATRLIMYTPDFQKIGLFLRLVTQRLGLGPPDVDFDRCVEVGTSTSLDGRLIRVPVVDLIWKHDNFILRFYSVRISSLAIEGFRQFHGWIEKRMTEIEPRCYESLGLPAGRWPFMTLTYDQPIPYAKETMRWSRGGRVWTEEERDNLKLQFSSLWDMLFGEVEEQFLSRFEMA